A region from the Sulfitobacter sp. D7 genome encodes:
- a CDS encoding IS1595 family transposase, with protein MSVLSAPYMHDETAAFAHVEAMLWADGPVCPHCGVVDSAYPLTGVRTKPSAKNPEGKERHGLWKCRECRKQFTVRKGTIFEESHLPLHLWLQAIHLMVSSKKGISSHQLHRVLGITYKSAWFLTHRIRGCMRDGALAGFGGNGSIVEVDETFIGKEPGVAKHPKARGGSHKMKMVTLVDRTTKRAKSIVVDDLKKSTLIPILQENIAREAYVMTDEARQYQNIGAGKVFDAHGWANHSAGQYVDYADSEIHTNTVEGFYSIFKRGMKGVYQHCGKQHLHRYAAEFDFRYNNRTASGVDDVERGQVALRGVVGKRLTYRRPDKTLGS; from the coding sequence ATGTCCGTTCTTTCCGCCCCCTATATGCACGATGAAACAGCAGCCTTCGCCCATGTCGAAGCGATGCTTTGGGCTGATGGTCCCGTCTGCCCGCATTGTGGTGTCGTTGATAGCGCCTATCCCCTGACGGGCGTTCGCACCAAGCCAAGCGCAAAGAACCCCGAAGGCAAAGAGCGCCACGGCCTGTGGAAGTGCCGCGAGTGCCGCAAACAATTCACCGTCCGTAAAGGCACAATCTTCGAGGAAAGCCACCTGCCGCTGCACCTGTGGCTGCAAGCCATTCACCTGATGGTGTCCAGCAAGAAGGGCATCAGCAGCCACCAGCTACATCGCGTTCTGGGCATCACCTACAAGAGCGCATGGTTCCTGACACACCGCATCCGCGGATGTATGCGTGACGGTGCGCTGGCAGGCTTTGGTGGTAACGGTAGTATCGTTGAAGTTGACGAGACTTTCATCGGCAAGGAACCCGGCGTCGCTAAGCATCCGAAGGCCCGTGGCGGTTCTCATAAGATGAAGATGGTAACGTTGGTGGATCGCACCACGAAGCGCGCAAAAAGCATCGTCGTTGACGACCTCAAGAAGTCTACGCTGATCCCGATCCTGCAAGAGAACATCGCCCGTGAGGCGTATGTCATGACCGATGAGGCGCGTCAGTACCAGAACATCGGCGCTGGCAAGGTGTTTGACGCTCACGGCTGGGCGAACCACAGCGCGGGTCAGTACGTGGACTATGCCGATAGCGAAATCCACACGAACACCGTTGAGGGCTTCTACAGCATCTTCAAGCGCGGCATGAAGGGCGTTTACCAGCACTGCGGCAAGCAGCACTTGCATCGCTATGCTGCGGAATTTGACTTCCGTTACAACAACCGCACAGCGAGTGGCGTTGATGATGTTGAGCGTGGTCAGGTTGCGCTGCGCGGTGTCGTCGGGAAAAGGCTGACCTATCGGCGGCCTGACAAAACCTTAGGCAGCTAA
- a CDS encoding DUF3892 domain-containing protein — protein sequence MNKVTCITKPNRDSRYDAIQKLAGTKEDDGGRWSCTRQECVAYIEKGYKFYVNVSGHKVYLIVGTSANGNKYVRTDPDQDAADNLLSLPECP from the coding sequence ATGAACAAAGTTACCTGCATTACAAAGCCAAACCGCGATAGTCGCTATGATGCGATCCAGAAACTGGCCGGTACGAAGGAAGATGATGGGGGCCGCTGGTCCTGCACTCGACAGGAATGCGTTGCGTACATTGAAAAGGGTTACAAATTCTACGTGAACGTAAGTGGGCACAAAGTCTATTTGATCGTCGGCACTAGCGCTAACGGTAACAAGTATGTTCGAACTGACCCGGATCAAGATGCGGCAGACAATCTCCTAAGCCTTCCTGAATGCCCCTGA
- the mntR gene encoding manganese-binding transcriptional regulator MntR: MTKLQSYEREAFETVERAPEAQAKGFATVRRAHESEMAEDYVELIAELIELRGEARPVEIAERLGVKSPTVTKNISRLKAAGLVRRERYRAIFLTDAGRELADACRRRHRVVVAFLLSLGIDEETAERDAEGIEHHVSTTTLEAFEHALQKFQSGK, from the coding sequence ATGACGAAGCTACAATCATACGAACGCGAGGCGTTCGAGACTGTCGAGAGAGCTCCCGAAGCGCAGGCTAAGGGTTTCGCGACTGTGCGCCGAGCACATGAAAGCGAAATGGCGGAGGATTATGTGGAGCTGATCGCAGAGTTGATCGAGTTGCGGGGGGAGGCTAGGCCAGTCGAAATCGCTGAGCGGCTTGGCGTGAAATCTCCAACAGTGACCAAGAACATCTCACGGCTCAAGGCTGCTGGTTTGGTGCGGCGGGAGCGTTACCGCGCAATATTTTTAACCGATGCGGGTCGAGAATTGGCCGACGCCTGCCGCCGCCGCCATAGAGTCGTTGTCGCGTTTCTTCTCAGCCTGGGAATCGACGAAGAGACTGCGGAACGCGATGCGGAGGGGATCGAGCATCACGTCAGTACGACCACGCTCGAGGCCTTCGAGCACGCTCTCCAGAAGTTTCAGAGCGGCAAGTAG
- a CDS encoding cytochrome c peroxidase, which produces MVIKNLSRLLLTAASAVLLSGPGGATPVKEAPWLPEAAAYRLTLFLGNLAPVPWDDIETAWTEPHRGSEFSTGALEWVDRKSGIKPDGILDAMAREDRQAVFTEATRLVALRIEEELDRTLAAEEPAKARQALRTAGELYRAFEDGIAAADPEAARRIGLAWLELNSSTGSAGLLGAGAFSADRDTLEAARAVISSYLAENYLLANYAPRQTLSALPETAVFSRRTIEVPPSLPPGSDIFDQDPLPLLVLNFEEQGIDETDLPLVAYGDMLFDSPQIFGNPARNLGIACSTCHNRSDVNQRLFIPGASHQPGAIDVDGAFFNPIFNDRRDDPIDIPSLRGLRFTGPYGRDGRFASLRDFSRNVIVNEFGGAEPTPLMLDALVGYMLEFDFLPNSKLNADGTLSEANPDAAHRGEAIFNRPFAGLGDRSCASCHVPDANFLDRQAHDIGSVSPAYSGARAGALDTPSLLGTAYTAPYFHDGSLSTLAAVVEWFDETKSLGLSETERTELTAYLETVGSADEPYEKFDAENTAFRLTFAELATFASTLDTLLPRRDAEHILLLTDTVAADLAADASTMSNLTARPEVYALAERLAAVGDAVRDDDWGAAEASWTAFKTEADAIEERAF; this is translated from the coding sequence ATGGTGATAAAAAATCTTTCGAGGCTGCTGCTAACCGCTGCAAGCGCGGTCCTGCTGTCCGGACCCGGGGGAGCGACGCCTGTCAAAGAGGCTCCGTGGCTTCCTGAGGCGGCAGCCTATCGGCTGACACTTTTTCTTGGGAATCTCGCGCCAGTGCCTTGGGACGACATCGAGACCGCTTGGACAGAACCTCACCGGGGTTCGGAATTCTCGACCGGCGCGTTGGAGTGGGTGGACCGCAAAAGCGGTATCAAGCCGGATGGTATCCTTGACGCCATGGCACGTGAAGACCGGCAAGCAGTTTTCACAGAGGCCACTCGTCTTGTAGCGCTTAGGATCGAAGAGGAATTGGACCGGACTCTCGCAGCCGAAGAACCTGCAAAGGCGCGCCAGGCTCTGCGAACGGCAGGCGAGCTCTACCGTGCATTTGAGGATGGTATCGCGGCAGCCGACCCCGAAGCAGCAAGACGTATCGGCCTCGCTTGGCTGGAACTTAACAGCAGCACGGGGTCCGCTGGTCTTCTCGGCGCTGGCGCCTTTTCCGCGGATCGCGACACGCTGGAGGCCGCGCGCGCAGTCATTTCCAGCTATCTCGCGGAAAATTACCTCTTAGCCAACTATGCTCCCCGTCAGACACTGAGTGCCCTGCCCGAAACCGCTGTGTTCAGCCGACGCACTATCGAGGTGCCGCCAAGCTTGCCGCCTGGCTCCGACATCTTCGATCAGGACCCGCTGCCATTGCTTGTCCTCAACTTCGAGGAACAAGGTATTGACGAGACCGATCTGCCCTTGGTGGCTTATGGCGACATGCTTTTCGACAGCCCGCAGATATTCGGAAATCCTGCGCGAAACCTCGGGATCGCCTGTTCGACCTGTCACAATCGCTCGGATGTGAACCAGCGCCTCTTCATCCCGGGCGCCAGCCACCAACCCGGTGCCATCGACGTCGATGGCGCGTTCTTTAATCCTATCTTCAACGACCGGCGCGACGACCCGATCGACATTCCGAGCCTGCGCGGGCTGCGCTTCACCGGGCCTTATGGTCGCGATGGGCGCTTTGCCTCTCTGCGCGACTTCAGCCGGAACGTGATCGTCAATGAATTTGGCGGCGCGGAGCCGACGCCCTTAATGCTCGACGCGCTGGTAGGATACATGCTCGAGTTCGACTTCCTACCAAACTCTAAGCTGAATGCGGATGGTACGCTGTCCGAGGCAAACCCGGACGCGGCGCACCGAGGCGAGGCTATTTTTAATCGGCCTTTCGCTGGGCTAGGCGATCGCTCCTGCGCTAGTTGCCACGTGCCTGACGCAAATTTCCTCGATCGGCAAGCCCATGACATTGGATCGGTCTCGCCGGCATATAGTGGCGCGCGCGCAGGCGCGCTGGATACGCCGTCCTTGCTGGGAACCGCATATACCGCCCCCTATTTTCACGACGGTTCGCTGTCGACGTTGGCCGCCGTTGTTGAGTGGTTCGATGAGACGAAATCGCTCGGGCTATCAGAGACGGAACGGACTGAACTGACCGCGTATCTGGAGACTGTAGGGTCGGCAGACGAGCCTTACGAGAAGTTCGACGCAGAGAACACCGCCTTTCGCCTGACATTTGCCGAATTGGCGACATTTGCATCGACGCTCGACACGCTTCTGCCCCGACGTGACGCAGAGCACATCCTGCTGCTGACCGATACTGTCGCTGCGGACCTCGCCGCAGACGCGAGCACCATGTCGAACCTGACCGCACGGCCCGAAGTCTATGCCTTGGCCGAGCGTCTTGCCGCAGTCGGCGATGCAGTCCGTGACGACGACTGGGGGGCCGCCGAAGCAAGTTGGACCGCGTTCAAGACCGAAGCCGACGCGATCGAAGAGAGGGCATTCTGA
- a CDS encoding phosphate/phosphite/phosphonate ABC transporter substrate-binding protein: MEFHLTRRNMLALASAGAISLASPLIAQDTPLRLAFIPQENPDKLLGDIEAITRWLSEQLGVPVEGFVTIDHAAAVEALRNGDADVSFMGALPFVLAEAEIGAVPLLSEVYRGASSYTGRIFVRRNGGIETLADLRGRDIAFADPISESGYLYPLSEFVKAGLIEGPGAAEKFFGRVFFAGGYQQAMQAMAEGLVDAAGASQYADLLLTPQQQAEVTWLVESAPIPSHLVIARPELDAALQARFVDVMLKLNEPKHRDKLSYLYGPDGYVRAEGTAYEGVRDMAKKYGLLR; encoded by the coding sequence ATGGAATTCCACCTAACCCGCAGAAATATGCTGGCCTTGGCCAGTGCAGGCGCGATCTCGCTGGCCTCCCCGCTGATCGCACAAGACACTCCCTTGCGGCTTGCTTTCATTCCGCAGGAGAATCCCGACAAGCTATTAGGCGACATTGAGGCCATCACAAGATGGCTATCCGAACAGCTTGGCGTTCCCGTGGAAGGCTTCGTCACCATCGACCATGCTGCGGCTGTCGAGGCACTTCGCAACGGAGATGCAGACGTCTCCTTCATGGGCGCATTGCCTTTCGTTCTGGCGGAGGCGGAAATTGGCGCGGTACCTCTCTTGTCTGAGGTCTACCGGGGCGCGTCAAGTTACACAGGACGCATTTTTGTCCGCCGCAACGGCGGTATCGAAACGCTGGCAGACCTGCGCGGGCGCGATATCGCCTTTGCCGACCCGATCTCTGAATCAGGTTATCTTTATCCTCTTTCCGAATTCGTTAAGGCCGGGCTAATTGAGGGTCCTGGCGCAGCGGAGAAATTCTTCGGCCGCGTGTTCTTTGCGGGAGGCTACCAGCAAGCCATGCAGGCTATGGCCGAAGGTCTGGTCGATGCCGCCGGTGCCAGTCAGTATGCGGATTTGTTGCTGACCCCACAACAGCAGGCCGAGGTGACTTGGCTCGTAGAAAGCGCGCCGATTCCAAGTCACCTTGTGATCGCACGCCCAGAACTCGATGCCGCCCTGCAAGCCCGTTTTGTTGACGTCATGCTGAAGCTCAACGAACCGAAGCACCGCGACAAATTGAGCTATCTTTACGGACCAGATGGCTACGTCAGGGCAGAGGGCACCGCGTATGAAGGCGTACGCGATATGGCAAAGAAATACGGGCTGTTACGATGA
- a CDS encoding phosphonate ABC transporter ATP-binding protein, with amino-acid sequence MAIEIDDLSYVHEGAQLPALERVSFRIPAGECVALLGPSGAGKTTLLALLDGRIQGWRGRVSVLGAPLNPDRPPPRARRPDTGFVFQEFALVERSTALRNVLNGRLGRMSPFQAVLGSPMAHDLDIARTALADCGIAELAERRVDSLSGGQRQRVAIARCLAQEPRLILADEPVSNLDPARAGEVLGLMTKAARARDATALFSSHQPDLARRFAGRIIGIREGRIAFNVPTSELKDDATAELYRGSGPTPELGPRAVL; translated from the coding sequence ATGGCTATCGAAATAGACGATCTAAGTTATGTCCATGAGGGCGCACAGCTACCAGCGTTGGAACGAGTCTCATTTCGGATCCCGGCGGGTGAGTGTGTCGCTTTACTGGGCCCATCCGGGGCGGGCAAAACGACGTTGCTGGCGCTGCTCGACGGTAGGATTCAGGGATGGCGCGGGCGCGTTTCTGTCTTGGGTGCGCCGCTCAATCCCGACCGCCCACCACCCCGAGCTCGCCGTCCTGATACCGGTTTCGTGTTTCAGGAATTCGCCCTCGTAGAACGCTCCACGGCACTACGCAACGTGCTCAACGGCCGCCTGGGGCGGATGTCACCTTTCCAAGCAGTACTGGGATCGCCAATGGCTCACGATCTCGATATTGCCCGCACAGCACTCGCCGATTGCGGCATCGCAGAACTCGCGGAACGCCGTGTCGACAGTCTCAGTGGAGGACAGCGACAGCGCGTGGCTATTGCGCGATGTCTGGCGCAGGAACCACGGCTGATCCTCGCCGACGAGCCAGTGAGCAACCTCGACCCCGCCCGCGCTGGAGAGGTTCTGGGGTTGATGACCAAGGCGGCGCGAGCGCGTGATGCAACAGCGCTATTCTCCTCGCACCAACCCGATCTGGCGCGGCGTTTTGCAGGGCGCATCATCGGCATACGAGAGGGGCGGATCGCGTTTAACGTTCCAACGTCCGAGTTGAAAGACGATGCGACTGCCGAACTCTATCGGGGGTCAGGACCGACGCCGGAACTCGGTCCCCGGGCGGTGTTATGA
- the phnE gene encoding phosphonate ABC transporter, permease protein PhnE — MMPPRDFGGFVTSSLIAIAILWSLVTTDVELSRLASAGPRITDFIGRMFPPDPTVMTEIKKGSAETLRIAILGSLGAVLLSTPLAILASETMVSRAVFGPVRALLAFIRAVPLILVAMLMVGAVGLGPLPGIIAVAFHATGMLAKFYAEAIDGVSRAPIAALESAGAGPLVRLRHAIWPQMAPVIARDTIFRFELNLRESLVLGIVGAGGIGFYIQTYIRSFQYDKAASVTIAVVGLVIVIEAINITLRRRFT, encoded by the coding sequence ATGATGCCCCCCCGCGACTTCGGCGGCTTCGTCACCAGTTCGCTGATCGCTATTGCCATCCTATGGTCCCTCGTCACAACCGATGTCGAGTTGTCGCGTCTTGCTTCGGCCGGTCCACGGATTACCGACTTTATCGGCCGGATGTTCCCGCCCGATCCGACAGTGATGACCGAGATCAAAAAAGGCAGCGCAGAGACACTAAGAATAGCAATCCTCGGCTCCCTCGGCGCAGTGCTGCTGTCGACCCCTCTGGCTATTCTCGCGTCCGAAACCATGGTTTCGCGTGCGGTGTTCGGGCCGGTCCGCGCGCTGCTGGCCTTTATCCGGGCGGTACCGCTGATCCTCGTGGCCATGCTCATGGTGGGCGCGGTCGGGCTCGGGCCGCTGCCCGGCATCATCGCAGTTGCCTTTCATGCCACTGGGATGCTCGCTAAATTCTATGCCGAGGCGATCGACGGCGTATCTCGCGCCCCCATCGCAGCACTTGAAAGTGCAGGGGCTGGACCGCTCGTGCGGCTCAGACATGCGATTTGGCCACAGATGGCCCCAGTCATCGCCCGCGACACGATTTTCCGGTTCGAACTGAACCTGCGTGAGTCGTTGGTCCTCGGCATCGTCGGTGCGGGCGGGATCGGCTTTTACATCCAGACCTACATCCGCTCTTTTCAGTATGACAAGGCGGCCAGCGTCACGATTGCCGTCGTCGGCCTAGTCATCGTCATCGAGGCGATCAACATCACGCTGCGTCGTCGATTTACCTAA
- a CDS encoding L,D-transpeptidase family protein, which produces MTTNFPRRVFILSGLAAFLSGCADKFRTYNGPKVTRLRMYKAQRLLVLDGKAGVLRAFPIGLGFAPQGHKQFEGDGRTPEGTYVIDRRNPDSLFHLSIGISYPNAADIAFAESQGKSPGGDIFIHGGPRKGIDPMNKRDWTAGCIAVADRQIEEIYAMVKNGTPIDIYA; this is translated from the coding sequence ATGACTACCAATTTTCCACGACGGGTCTTTATTCTAAGTGGGTTGGCTGCCTTCCTGTCAGGCTGTGCAGATAAGTTCCGGACCTACAACGGACCCAAAGTAACCCGTCTTCGCATGTACAAGGCACAGCGGTTGCTCGTCCTTGACGGGAAGGCTGGCGTTTTGCGTGCATTTCCCATCGGATTGGGCTTCGCGCCCCAGGGTCACAAACAGTTCGAGGGAGACGGCCGTACGCCAGAAGGCACCTACGTGATTGACCGACGCAACCCGGACAGCCTCTTCCACCTCTCCATCGGCATCTCATATCCCAACGCGGCGGATATTGCCTTTGCTGAGTCCCAAGGAAAGTCGCCGGGTGGCGATATTTTTATTCACGGTGGGCCACGCAAGGGGATCGACCCGATGAACAAGCGTGACTGGACCGCAGGATGCATCGCCGTAGCGGACCGTCAGATCGAGGAAATCTACGCAATGGTGAAAAATGGAACACCGATCGACATTTATGCTTGA